In Azospirillum humicireducens, the genomic stretch GGCAAGCAGCGAATGCGTCAGCTGGGCACCGCGCGAGATGGCCTCCTCCGCGGCGGTGAAGAGGCGGCGCGGCGGACCGTCCGGAACATACCGGTCCAGCACGGCGAGACAGCCGCCGACTCCCTGCAGAAGGTTGTTGAAGTCGTGCGCCATGCCGCCGCTGAGCTGACCGACGACCTCCATCTTCTGCGCCTGCACCAGCTGGGCGGTGCGCTCCTGAACCAGCCGTTCCAACTCCTCGCGCGAGCGCTCAAGAACGGCCTCGGCCTCGCGCTGCTCGGTCACGTCGGTATGGACGCCGACCCACTCGCGGATCGCCCCGCCGGACTCGATCAGCGGGATGGCCCGGATGCTGAAACGGCGCCAGACGCCGTCATGCCGCCGCACCCGATGTTCGAAGATGAAGGTCCGACTTTCCGCCACCGCGGCTTTCCAGGCGTCGATGCTCGCCTGGGCGTCGTCGGGATGGACGGCGCGGGCCCAGCCATAGCCGCGGTACTCGTCATAGGACTGCCCGGTGAGCGCGGACCAGCCGGGCTGCTCGCCCTGCATCTCGCCACGCGCATTGTTGGTCCACAGGATGCCGTTGACGGCCTGAACGGCGGCCCGGAAGCGCTCCTCGCTCTCGCGCAGCGCGGATTCCGCAGCCCTGCGGCACTCAACGTCGATGAGCACGCCCGGAAAGTTCAGCGGCGTGCCGTCGGGGGCATGCTCGACCCGGCCGTTCGCTTCGATCCAATGGTAGCGCCCGTCATGGCGGCGCACCCGGTATTGATGCGCATAAGCCCCGCCGCGTCCGATCACCTCGGCGATTGCCGCCATCAGGCCGGGCTTGTCGTCGGGATGGACCGTCGCGACGACCTGTTCGATGCCGAGGCCCGTGCTGCAGACCTCCGAAGAGAGCCCGAACGACCGGGCGAACTGTTCGTCCGCCGTGAAATGGTCGGTCGGCAGATGCCAGAACCAGGTCCCGATGATGGCGCCCGCATCGAGGGCAAGTTGCACGCGCTGTGCGTCGGCGCGGGCGCGGGCCTCGCTTTCCACCAACCGGCGCTGCATCATCACCCGGTCGGTGATCTCGGTGCAGGCGCAGAAAAGACCGGCCACCGAATCGCCATCGACCCTGAGAGGTGAGTAGAAGAAGGAGAAATGGGTTTCTTCCCGGTAGCCGCGGCGCTCAATGAAGAGCGTGATGTCATCCATCTGCACCGGTTCGCCGCGATAGGCCTTGCCGACGAGATCCTCGAGATCCCCGCGTATCTCGCTCCAGACATCGAGAAAATCCTTCCCCATCGCCTGCGGATGCTTGTTGGCGAGGATCTCGGCATAAGGCGTGTTGTAGATCAGCGTGCGCTCGGCTCCCCAGATGACGAACATCGGCTGGTTCGAGCCGATCAGGACGCCGACCATCGTCTTGAGGGGCTGGGGCCAATGATGCGGAGGCCCCAGAGACGTGTTCGCCCAGTCCTGCGCCAGAATGAACTCGCCGGCAGTCCCGCCACCGGACAGGAAAGCCAGGGCGGCCCCATCATGTGCGGACGGCTGGCCGTCGTCATCCGCAGGGTCGAGGGAAGATGTCAACTGCGGTCTCGTCGGTCGATGCCATCATGGCGGTACTATGCCATGATATCGGGAAAGCAGCTTGCACTTTCTTTCATCCCATGTGGGTGCATCTTTATCGCCAAGGCTTTTCCTTGACTTAAACTTGACGATATTGGTCTTGTGGGATCGGGAATTGACTGCTTTCGCGGGCGTCATTGTTGCGGGATTGAAATATTGACGAACTTCCCATCGCGCGGCCACGGTTCCGTTGGTCGGCCGCCCTCCCGCAGCGGCCTCTCGGAACGATGATCCTGCATCGTAGAACAAAGCCCTGCACGCGAATGGGTTGGGCGGGGTCGAACGACGCGGAGCAGACCTTCCACGCCACTCCATCCCGCCACCCCGTGCCCGAGGGCCATCGGCGGACCGGTCAGATCCCGAATTCGGGCTTCCCCGCCAGGATGTTGGCAGTGACGTCCTTGATGTCGCGCAGGCCGCACATCGCCATGGTGACGTCCATCTCCTTGCGGATGATCTCCAGGCACTGGGACACGCCGGCCTCGCCGCCGGCCCCCAGGCCGTAGAGGAAGGCGCGGCCGATGAAGGTGCCCTTGGCGCCCAGCGCCAACGCCTTCACCACGTCCTGGCCGGAGCGGATGCCGCCGTCCATCAGCACTTCGATCCGGTCGCCCACCGCTTCGACGATGCCCGGCAGAGCTGCGATGGAGGAGATGGCGCCGTCCAGCTGCCGCCCGCCATGGTTGGAGACGATCAGCGCGTCGGCCCCGGTTTCCGCCGCCATCACCGCGTCCTCCGGGTCGAGGATGCCCTTCAGGATCAGCTTGCCGCCCCAGCGGTCGCGGATGCGGCGCACGTCGTCCCAGTTCA encodes the following:
- a CDS encoding hybrid sensor histidine kinase/response regulator, whose protein sequence is MTSSLDPADDDGQPSAHDGAALAFLSGGGTAGEFILAQDWANTSLGPPHHWPQPLKTMVGVLIGSNQPMFVIWGAERTLIYNTPYAEILANKHPQAMGKDFLDVWSEIRGDLEDLVGKAYRGEPVQMDDITLFIERRGYREETHFSFFYSPLRVDGDSVAGLFCACTEITDRVMMQRRLVESEARARADAQRVQLALDAGAIIGTWFWHLPTDHFTADEQFARSFGLSSEVCSTGLGIEQVVATVHPDDKPGLMAAIAEVIGRGGAYAHQYRVRRHDGRYHWIEANGRVEHAPDGTPLNFPGVLIDVECRRAAESALRESEERFRAAVQAVNGILWTNNARGEMQGEQPGWSALTGQSYDEYRGYGWARAVHPDDAQASIDAWKAAVAESRTFIFEHRVRRHDGVWRRFSIRAIPLIESGGAIREWVGVHTDVTEQREAEAVLERSREELERLVQERTAQLVQAQKMEVVGQLSGGMAHDFNNLLQGVGGCLAVLDRYVPDGPPRRLFTAAEEAISRGAQLTHSLLAFARRQMLTPKPTRLLSLVEGMQPLLERTLGGLIHFDIDVPADTAPAMVDPAQLESAILNLAINARDAMPQGGVLTLRTENVAIRRQGEPGRPADLAPGDYVAITLADTGTGMDGPTLARAFEPFFTTKDIGRGSGLGLSMVYGMAAQSGGGVTMASKAGTGTTVTIFIPRAWEAEAVAAAPSPAPMPATRKVVLLADDDHLVRTGASAVLEMLGYNVLAAASGVEALQVFQDAEAVDVLITDYAMPGMSGVALIQETRRLAPELPVLLITGYADKPDGIEHCAVLHKPFRPQALADQLSILLRAG